In Pseudomonas sp. PDNC002, the DNA window GTTGGAGCTCAGGTTGCCGGCGGCCTGGGCCTGGCGGCGCAGGCGCTGGATGGCGTCCATCACCGCATCAGGCTGGGCCAGGAAGGCATCGCCGACCCGTTGCACCCAGACCGGGTCCTGCCCCAGCGTGGCCAATACCAGCGGGAAGGCGACCAGCGACTGGACGCTGGGGTCCCATGGCTGATCTGCCACTTGCTTGACGGCGTCGTCGCCACTGACTTTGGGGTGCTCCTTCGACCATGCTGCCGCGTCGGCCACGTTGCCCGGATAGGTGGTCGCCATCAGCACCTGCGCCAATAGCGAGTCGGGGTATAGCGCCAGGGGCGCGAGCATCTGGTCCAGTTGCTCGGTGGTGAATATCGCCTGGGGCGGCGACTCTGGCGTGGGCGTGGGCGTGGGCGTGGGCGTTGCCGTGGCAGGCGCGGGCGCGGGTACTGGAGCAGGCGTGGGGGCTGGCGCAGCGGCTGCGACGGTGGGTTGATTGGCGGCTGGTGTGTTCGGGGTGGCCGTCTTGGCGTTGGGCGGTTCATCCGAATCACAACCCGACAGCGCCAGTAGTGAGACCAGAACCAGATACTGACATCCTCGCATGGCGCTCTCCTGTGCCGGTGCTATGGAATGCCCGCCCCATGACATAGGTCACGGGTAATTCGTGGGTCTGGAGAATGATAGGCGCAGCGGCAAGAAGCTGCCGAAAGATCAACGGCCGGTATGACCGGCCGTCGAGCGGAGAGGCGATGAGTCTCTGGGGGATTACTTCAGGCGGCGCTCGACGCCTTTTTCCACCAGGATCTTCGCGGAGATTTCCTCCACCGAGAAATGCGTGGAATTGATGTAGGCGATGTTCTCGCGGCGGAACAGGTTCTCCACCTCGCGAACCTCGAACTCGCACTGGGCGAAGCTGGCATAGCGGCTGTTGGGCTTGCGTTCGTGGCGGATGGCGGTGAGGCGGTCCGGGTCGATGGTCAGGCCGAATAGCTTGTGCTTGTAAGGCTTGAGCGCGTTGGGCAGTTGCAGGCGCTCCATGTCTTCTTCGGTCAGCGGGTAGTTTGCCGCGCGGATGCCGTATTGCAGGGCCATGTAGAGGCAGGTGGGCGTCTTGCCGCAGCGCGAGACGCCGACCAGGATCAGGTCGGCCTTGTCGTAGTAGTGGGTGCGGGCGCCGTCGTCGTTGTCAAGGGCGAAGTTCACCGCATCGATCCGCTCCATGTAGTGCGGGTTGTGGCCGATGCTGTGGGATTTTCCGACGGAATACGACGAGTCTGAGGATAATTCTTGCTCGAGCGGGGACAAAAAGGTCGAGAAGATGTCAATCATGAAACCGTTG includes these proteins:
- a CDS encoding pyruvate, water dikinase regulatory protein, coding for MKRTAFFISDGTGITAETLGQSLLAQFENINFTKLTRPYIDTEEKARVMVQQINRAAEADGARPIIFDTIVNREIRSVLAQSNGFMIDIFSTFLSPLEQELSSDSSYSVGKSHSIGHNPHYMERIDAVNFALDNDDGARTHYYDKADLILVGVSRCGKTPTCLYMALQYGIRAANYPLTEEDMERLQLPNALKPYKHKLFGLTIDPDRLTAIRHERKPNSRYASFAQCEFEVREVENLFRRENIAYINSTHFSVEEISAKILVEKGVERRLK